A genomic segment from Nicotiana tabacum cultivar K326 chromosome 9, ASM71507v2, whole genome shotgun sequence encodes:
- the LOC142164395 gene encoding uncharacterized protein LOC142164395, with the protein MSSKSYSEEDEYSTDYGEVEYSREGYSDEENESEEEENEDESGGGGKNADEVENEGGEEENEDDESGDGGEDLTEDEEEENEDENGEGEEEENEDESEEVENGGDEKDESEDDSSGGDDDPMKWKPWLQQKKYYGNAKKYLVQFDAGIENCDDLTLDSDWDWHNPNSFLDISWKCLACGFENRNSVHYDGKVTCLDKAYRGFIPRPPGDGLVHLNERCTECNQRFWAQMDISRLQPLDIKYHTGIMMSLNVFGAEPTSYHNPPEMMVTSVLNGVSFTHRHITPDPTAEWKHVVEGLPENEWPVVCDIVFEFWDVGTIPRT; encoded by the exons ATGTCTTCAAAGTCTTACAGTGAGGAGGATGAGTACTCTACTGATTATGGCGAAGTAGAATACTCTCGAGAAGGGTATAGCGACGAAGAGAatgaatctgaagaagaagaaaatgaggatgaaagTGGAGGAGGAGGAAAAAATGCAGATGAAGTAGAAAACGAAGGAggggaagaagaaaatgaagatgatgAATCTGGAGATGGAGGAGAAGATCTAACtgaagatgaagaggaagaaaatgaggatgaaaatggagaaggagaagaagaagaaaatgaggatgaatcCGAGGAAGTAGAAAACGGAGGGGATGAGAAGGATGAATCCGAGGATGATAGTAGTGGAGGAGATGACGACCCCATGAAGTGGAAGCCTTGGCTTCAGCAGAAAAAATACTACGGAAACGCAAAAAAGTATTTGGTTCAATTTGATGCTGGTATAGAGAACTGTGATGATCTCACTCTTGATTCTGATTGGGACTGGCACAACCCCAATTCATTTCTTGACATCAGT TGGAAATGCTTGGCATGTGGGTTTGAGAACCGTAATAGTGTGCATTACGACGGAAAAGTGACTTGCTTAGACAAGGCATACCGTGGTTTTATCCCCAGGCCTCCCGGTGATGGACTAGTTCATCTCAACGAGAGG TGTACGGAGTGCAATCAACGATTTTGGGCTCAAATGGATATCTCACGTCTGCAACCACTTGACATTAAATATCACACTGGAATTATGATGAGTCTCAATGTGTTTGGGGCGGAGCCTACATCTTACCACAATCCTCCCGAAATGATGGTCACTTCG GTGTTAAACGGCGTGTCTTTCACTCATAGGCACATAACGCCGGACCCTACCGCTGAGTGGAAGCATGTGGTTGAGGGCTTGCCGGAGAATGAATGGCCTGTTGTCTGTGACATTGTGTTCGAGTTCTGGGATGTTGGGACTATACCACGAACTTGA